From the genome of Aspergillus fumigatus Af293 chromosome 1, whole genome shotgun sequence, one region includes:
- a CDS encoding ribosome biosynthesis protein KRE33, translating to MPRKAIDSRIPALIRNNVQEKKRSFFVVVGDRAKDVIVNLHYIMSSVDVKQNKSVLWAYKKDLLGFTSHRKKREAKIKKEIKRGIREPNQEDPFELFITLNQIRYVYYKETEKILGNTYGMCILQDFEAITPNLLARTIETVEGGGIVLLLLKGMKSLKQLYTLSMDIHSRYRTEAHDDVVARFNERFILSLGSCDSCLVVDDELNVLPISGGKNVKPLPPPETLDDNTGTKKELKEIKDSLADTQPVGSLVSLARTVDQAKALLTFVDVIAEKTLRSTVTLTAARGRGKSAALGVAIAAAVAHGYSNIFITSPSPENLKTLFEFIFKGFDALGYLDHVDYTILQSTNPDFNKAIVRVNIHRQHRQTIQYIQPQDAHVLGQAELLVIDEAAAIPLPLVRKLMGPYLVFMASTINGYEGTGRSLSLKLIQQLREQSRGGLKANGQDDTDIADRATGKAAKSAEKNLGGRSLREITLSEPIRYAPGDSVEKWLNKVLCLDATLPKSKINTQGCPHPSQCQLLQVNRDTLFSFHPVSEKFLQQMMALYVASHYKNTPNDLQLMSDAPAHQLFVLVPPIDEEATKLPEPLCVIQVALEGRISRQSVLNSLSRGQRAGGDLIPWLVSQQYQDEDFASLSGARIVRIATNPEYMNMGYGSRALELLIDFYEGKFTDLSEKIPDVQEEMVRVTDEELANSSLLDDNIHVRDIRSMPPLFGKLSERRPDALDYVGVSYGLTPPLHKFWKRASFVPVYLRQTPNELTGEHSCVMLRTLASAASDASWLGEFARDFHKRFIALLSYQFREFPSVLSLSICESATAGAKLDTSYTPSLLTKSDLDAAFSPFDLKRLDSYANNLLDYHVILDMVPTIAEYYFSGRLSGKVNLSGVQQSILLAIGLQRKNLDDIEKELNLPSSQLLAMFLKIVRKMSTYFRGLVEGAVAETLPAEKVPIAQSSADAHDEVVDERFKPLDTGLEDELREGGQQVDEELREKQRALIDSLPLDKYEIDNGSAAWEEAEKQIRSGGASTVSIKTSKPSKRKKGETAREIYEQEIESKRQKIIKKGTEGRKKA from the exons GAATCAGAGAACCTAACCAGGAGGACCCCTTCGAGCTTTTTATCACCCTCAACCAGATCCGATATGTGTACTACAaagagacggagaagattTTGGGTAATACCTACGGAATGTGCATTCTACAAGATTTCGAAGCTATCACGCCGAACCTGCTTGCCCGTACCATTGAGACCGTCGAAGGAGGTGGTATCGTGTTGCTTCTGCTCAAGGGAATGAAGAGCTTGAAGCAGCTCTACACTTTGTCTATGGATATTCATTCGAGATATAGGACCGAAGCGCATGATGATGTGGTCGCCCGCTTCAACGAGCGCTTTATCCTCTCTCTTGGCAGCTGTGATTCGTGCTtggtggttgatgatgagttgAATGTCCTTCCAATCTCTGGTGGGAAGAACGTGAAGCCTCTTCCACCGCCAGAGACCCTTGACGACAACACAGGCacgaagaaggaattgaaaGAGATCAAGGATAGCTTAGCAGACACTCAGCCAGTAGGCTCCTTGGTCAGCCTAGCTCGCACTGTTGACCAGGCAAAGGCGCTGTTGACCTTCGTCGACGTGATCGCCGAGAAGACCCTTCGCAGCACCGTCACCTTGACTGCAGCTAGAGGTCGGGGAAAGTCGGCAGCTCTTGGTGTTGCCATCGCGGCAGCGGTTGCTCATGGATACAGTAACATTTTCATCACTTCCCCTAGCCCGGAGAACTTGAAGACCCTGTTTGAATTCATTTTCAAAGGTTTCGATGCTCTTGGATATCTCGATCACGTGGATTACACCATCCTTCAATCCACCAACCCGGACTTCAATAAGGCTATTGTGAGAGTCAACATCCATCGTCAGCATCGTCAGACCATTCAATATATTCAACCCCAGGATGCGCACGTTCTCGGCCAGGCGGAGCTTCTGGTCATTGATGAGGCTGCAGCCATCCCTTTGCCCCTGGTGCGCAAACTGATGGGCCCATACCTGGTATTCATGGCGTCCACCATCAATGGTTATGAAGGCACTGGCCGGTCGCTCTCCCTGAAGCTGATCCAGCAGCTTCGCGAGCAGTCCAGGGGTGGCCTGAAGGCCAACGGTCAGGACGATACAGATATCGCTGATAGAGCCACAGGCAAGGCTGCCAAGAGCGCAGAGAAGAACTTGGGTGGACGCTCGCTTAGAGAGATTACTTTGTCAGAACCTATTCGTTACGCCCCTGGGGATTCAGTGGAAAAGTGGCTAAATAAAGTCTTGTGCTTGGATGCCACGCTGCCAAAGTCCAAGATCAACACACAGGGCTGCCCACACCCGTCACAATGCCAACTCTTGCAAGTCAACCGAGACACATTATTCTCTTTCCACCCGGTCTCTGAAAAGTTCTtgcagcagatgatggctCTGTACGTGGCCAGCCACTATAAGAACACTCCTAACGATCTCCAACTGATGAGCGATGCACCTGCGCATCAGCTCTTCGTGTTGGTGCCCCccatcgacgaggaggcTACCAAGCTTCCTGAGCCTCTCTGCGTCATTCAAGTTGCTCTGGAGGGTCGTATCAGCAGACAAAGTGTTCTGAACAGCTTAAGTCGTGGCCAACGGGCCGGTGGCGACTTGATCCCCTGGCTTGTCAGCCAGCAGTACCAGGATGAAGACTTTGCCAGTCTCTCCGGCGCCCGAATTGTGCGCATTGCAACCAACCCAGAATATATGAACATGGGTTATGGATCCCGCgctctggagcttctgaTTGATTTCTACGAGGGCAAGTTTACGGACCTCTCCGAGAAAATTCCCGACGTGCAGGAAGAGATGGTTAGGGTCACTGATGAAGAGCTCGCCAACTCATCTCTCCTTGATGACAACATCCATGTTCGGGACATTCGCTCTATGCCCCCTCTGTTCGGCAAGCTCTCCGAGCGTCGTCCAGACGCACTGGACTACGTCGGCGTCAGTTACGGTTTGACACCGCCGCTGCACAAATTCTGGAAGCGCGCTTCATTCGTTCCTGTCTACCTTCGCCAGACTCCAAACGAATTGACCGGTGAACATTCTTGTGTGATGCTGCGCACACTCGCCTCCGCAGCCAGCGACGCTAGCTGGCTCGGGGAGTTTGCTCGGGACTTCCACAAGCGGTTCATAGCTTTGCTCTCCTACCAATTCCGAGAATTCCCCTCTGTTCTCTCCCTCAGCATCTGCGAATCCGCCACTGCAGGCGCTAAGCTCGACACCTCGTACACCCCCTCTTTGCTCACGAAGAGTGATCTCGACGCGGCCTTCTCCCCCTTCGACCTCAAGCGCCTTGACAGCTACGCAAACAACCTGCTGGACTACCACGTCATCCTCGATATGGTTCCCACCATTGCGGAGTACTACTTCTCCGGCCGCCTGAGCGGGAAGGTCAACCTCTCCGGCGTCCAGCAGTCCATCCTACTCGCCATTGGCCTCCAGCGCAAGAACCTCGACGACATCGAGAAGGAGCTAAACCTCCCCTCATCGCAGCTCCTGGCCATGTTCCTCAAGATCGTCCGCAAGATGTCAACTTACTTCCGCGGCTTGGTCGAAGGCGCCGTCGCGGAGACGCTCCCCGCGGAGAAGGTGCCCATTGCGCAATCCTCGGCTGATGCGCACGACGAGGTTGTCGACGAGCGGTTCAAGCCCCTGGACACAGggctggaagatgagctgCGCGAGGGCGGCCAGCAGGTCGACGAAGAGCTAAGGGAAAAGCAGAGAGCCTTGATTGATTCTCTACCTCTGGACAA ATACGAGATCGATAACGGCAGTGCTGCGTGGgaggaagccgagaagcAGATCCGCAGCGGAGGCGCCTCAACCGTCAGCATCAAGACCTCGAAACCCAGCAAGCGGAAGAAGGGCGAGACTGCGCGAGAGATCTATGAGCAGGAGATCGAGTCGAAAAgacagaagatcatcaagaaggGAACCG